The nucleotide sequence TGGAACCGCAGCCGCAGTGGTCGAGGCGGCCTGGCTGAGGTTGACGCAATCGCGGCGGGCCGCGTAGCCTGTGAGTGATGGTCGCCCCTCGGCCCCCCGAGGCGACCGCGAACGGCCCCCCACGAAAACGCATCACGGCCACCAACAGGCAGCGGGCGTGTCGAGCGCTCGTCCGCTGGTGTTGCACCTCGCCCCACGCGCGAGTCCTGCCCATGGTGTTGGTGCGCTGACGTGCTCCCCCTCGAATCCAGCCGCGTAGATCGCGGGAGGACCGATGCGTCAGGTCTGTTTGATTCCCGTCGCCACGATCCTGGTCGCCGCCATCTTCTCTGCGTGCAGTTCGGCGCCGGTCTCGCCCACCCCTGCCGCCTCGACGACGTCCCTCGTCACCACCACGCCGACATCATCGACGGCGACCGGACGAACCGTGGACGCCCTCACGGGCGCGCCCCTCCCGTCGGTCACCGTGAGCCTGGACGACGGCGTGTCGGCAACGACGGGTGCGGATGGCACATTCCATCTCACGGCGTCGGAGGCCGGCCCGTGCAGCGTCACCGTCTCCGGTCAGGGCGTGGTCCAACATGAGACCGAGATCAGGATGCCGGCGGCGAACACCTCGCTGTCCCTGATTCCGTCGCACTTCGACATGGCGACGTTCGACCAGATGATGCGGAGCGGCGGCGCGCTCCACCGGTGGACGACGGCGCCCTCGCTGGTCATCATCGACGCCGTCTTGCGGTTCACGGCGGTCTCGGATTCGACCTTCTCAGCGCTCGACGAACGCCTGACGGCCGGGGAGCGCGCATCGATCGCCGCGGACCTCGGGTGGGGGCTGTCCCAGGTGACCGGCAACACGTTCGCGACGTTCGCCTCGGTGACGGTCGAATCGCCGTCGCCGGGCGCGACAGTCGATCTCTTCTCGCGCGAAGACCGCATTGTCGTCGCCCGGTTCCGTGGGCTGTCCCAAGGGACCGGATACTGGGGGTACGGCAGATACGCGCTCCGCGGCAACGACGTGGTGGCCGGGGCCATCATGCTCGACCGCGACTTCGACGCGGCTCACAGCCCGTACATGCGGTCACTGCGCGTTCACGAGATGGGGCACGCCCTGGGCTACTGCCACGTGACGGGCCGCCAGTCGTTCATGAACGCGACCGCAATCTATGAACCGAACGACTTCGACCGCGATGCCAGCCGCATCGCATTCCAGCGGCCTCCCGGCAACCAGCCGCCGGACCGCGACCCGGCGGGGTCGCGGCTGGGCATCCGCGCCGGCGCCATAACGTGGGGCACGATCACGCCCTGATTTGCCTCGACGCCTCCTGCTCTCAGCAGTGAGGACCGCTGCACGGCGGGGCCGTCCCGTTCGCGCCGTTGATGACGCCGACCTCCGTCGGGTGCATCACGCAGTAGTAGTGGGCGCCATCGGTCTTCAGCACCGTCGGCCCGCTCAGCGACTCCAGGTCGATCACTCCCGTGTCGAATGACCCGTCGGTGCTCACGATGCGGTGGGTGCTCCCGGGATCCGAGTTGACCCAGATTACCGTCGAGCCCGGGCCGGCAGAAGCCGGACTCGGATCGAACGACGCGTTCTGGCTCCCTCCCAGGATGACGATCTGGACGGAGACCGCGCTGCCCCCGCCGCCGCCCAGCACGGAGGGCGTT is from Vicinamibacterales bacterium and encodes:
- a CDS encoding carboxypeptidase regulatory-like domain-containing protein, which gives rise to MRQVCLIPVATILVAAIFSACSSAPVSPTPAASTTSLVTTTPTSSTATGRTVDALTGAPLPSVTVSLDDGVSATTGADGTFHLTASEAGPCSVTVSGQGVVQHETEIRMPAANTSLSLIPSHFDMATFDQMMRSGGALHRWTTAPSLVIIDAVLRFTAVSDSTFSALDERLTAGERASIAADLGWGLSQVTGNTFATFASVTVESPSPGATVDLFSREDRIVVARFRGLSQGTGYWGYGRYALRGNDVVAGAIMLDRDFDAAHSPYMRSLRVHEMGHALGYCHVTGRQSFMNATAIYEPNDFDRDASRIAFQRPPGNQPPDRDPAGSRLGIRAGAITWGTITP